In the Arachis ipaensis cultivar K30076 chromosome B10, Araip1.1, whole genome shotgun sequence genome, one interval contains:
- the LOC107620532 gene encoding gibberellin-regulated protein 14-like, producing MRKKTISQKPPREKIFKLPAKQKPSTYYQDRTFTLSPSPPTLPPQSDPMACTKNPSRFPPSAKQTPPPKEPPSKPGLLKPSSSKEKRLAATEPTSEPTQPMIKSVPLHFQRGKPQLPLKSIREPDTDPFAHNS from the coding sequence atgaggaagaaaactatTTCACAAAAGCCTCCACGTGAAAAGATCTTCAAGCTTCCTGCAAAACAAAAACCTTCTACCTACTATCAAGACCGAACATtcactctctctccttctcctcctaccttACCTCCTCAGTCGGATCCAATGGCTTGCACTAAGAACCCCTCAAGGTTTCCACCTTCAGCCAAGCAGACACCACCACCAAAGGAACCTCCTTCTAAACCTGGTTTGTTGAAGCCAAGCTCTTCGAAAGAGAAACGCCTAGCTGCTACCGAACCTACCTCTGAGCCCACTCAACCTATGATAAAGTCTGTTCCCTTGCATTTTCAGAGAGGTAAACCTCAACTCCCTCTTAAATCTATTAGAGAACCAGACACAGATCCCTTTGCTCATAACTCCTAG